One Dermacentor silvarum isolate Dsil-2018 chromosome 10, BIME_Dsil_1.4, whole genome shotgun sequence genomic window carries:
- the LOC119431777 gene encoding uncharacterized protein LOC119431777, with the protein MAHKNTDTVIWQWNCRGYRHKQPVLRQHLRTSSPETNVLILQETHDTPITLQGYQPFIAANAPHGVSTLVRHRITAIEHDLHDRRTEHLFIELIPHKKRTDGIFILNIYNAPSLRHSRFLTLFKKALNAAGSSPLVIGGDFNLPHTGWGYKHCSAAGRNLWQDSHDLGFNLITDPTFPTRLGTSTARDTTPDLTFTKNVVNAQWRNTEYDLGSDHSIIEITLPHLTAVSTRTREFTWVDWDAFRKHRTAETTDSPITDIESWSRDLLSDTQLATRTIKTDAPTERMDSRLAHLIEAKTSILSRWKGQRLNKRLRKKVALLNENIKEHCRVLNQQQWAELCNSLDGQLHHSRSWKILKQLLDIASTRSQQQDRLTKLLFTETKTHGQDHVTNTLCQKYIPSGPAKPQGPYTGSSNSALDEDFSVAEVHAALRKLDSR; encoded by the coding sequence ATGGCCCACAAAAACACCGACACAgtgatatggcagtggaactgtcgaggCTACCGCCACAAACAGCCCGTTCTTCGTCAACACCTTCGCACATCTTCACCTGAAACGAATGTACTCATACTCCAGGAAACGCACGACACGCCGATCACCCTTCAAGGATATCAACCCTTCATCGCTGCCAACGCCCCCCACGGAGTGTCCACGCTCGTCCGACACAGAATCACCGCAATCGAACACGATCTCCACGACCGTCGCACCGAACACCTTTTCATTGAACTCATCCCACACAAAAAGCGGACGGACGGCATCTTCATCCTCAATATTTATAACGCCCCGTCCCTACGCCACAGTCGCTTTCTAACGCTCTTTAAAAAGGCCCTGAACGCCGCAGGCAGCAGCCCCCTCGTCATCGGCGGCGACTTCAACCTGCCGCACACAGGTTGGGGCTACAAACACTGCTCCGCTGCGGGCCGTAACCTTTGGCAAGACTCCCACGATCTCGGCTTCAATCTCATCACAGACCCGACGTTCCCCACACGCCTCGGCACCTCCACTGCGCGAGACACGACGCCCGACCTCACGTTCACCAAAAATGTAGTGAACGCTCAATGGCGCAATACTGAATAcgacctcggcagcgatcattcgaTCATTGAAATTACTCTCCCGCACCTCACAGCTGTATCTACGAGAACGAGGGAGTTCACGTGggtggactgggacgccttccgcaaacaTCGCACAGCAGAAACTACAGACAGCCCGATCACCGATATAGaatcttggtcgcgcgaccttttATCAGATACCCAATTGGCTACTCGCACTATCAAAACCGACGCCCCGACTGAACGTATGGATAGTCGGCTTGCCCACCTCATTGAAGCCAAAACGTCCATCCTCTCTCGGTGGAAGGGTCAACGACTCAACAAACGACTCAGGAAAAAGGTTGCACTACTTAACGAGAATATAAAAGAACACTGCCGAGTCCTTAATCAACAGCAATGGGCGGAGCTTTGCAATTCTCTAGACGGGCAACTCCACCACTCCCGCTCGTGGAAAATCCTAAAACAACTTCTTGACATTGCCAGCACCCGTTCACAACAGCAGGATCGTCTTACCAAACTCCTATTCACAGAAACCAAGACGCACGGCCAGGACCACGTCACAAATACCTTATGCCAAAAGTACATCCCCTCCGGGCCAGCAAAGCCTCAGGGTCCGTACACGGGGTCCTCGAACTCAGCCCTCGATGAGGACTTCAGCGTGGCCGAGGTACACGCTGCTCTGCGCAAATTGGACAGCCGTTGA